A region from the Cannabis sativa cultivar Pink pepper isolate KNU-18-1 chromosome 9, ASM2916894v1, whole genome shotgun sequence genome encodes:
- the LOC115723383 gene encoding NADPH-dependent aldehyde reductase-like protein, chloroplastic: MATPSETQTSSSSSSSLPLLDRVAIVTGASRGIGRGIALHLASLGARLVINYTSNSAQAQLLVSEINATSSSTSTATTTPRAVAVQADVSDPDQVKSLFDSAEKFFNVQPHILVNSAGVLDPKYPHISNASVEDFDRTFSVNTRGAFLCLREAANRLKRGGGGRIISISSSMVGGLKPGFGVYAASKAAVETMIKILAKELKGMGITANCVAPGPIATDMFFSGKSEDDLKKVVDECPMGRLGVVKDVVPVVGFLAGDGSEWVNGQVIRANGGYV; encoded by the exons ATGGCTACACCATCTGAAACTCaaacctcttcttcttcttcttcatctctgCCCCTTCTTGACCGAGTTGCCATTGTCACCGGAGCCTCTCGAGGAATCGGCCGAGGCATAGCTCTCCATCTAGCCTCACTCGGAGCTCGTCTAGTCATCAATTACACCTCCAACTCTGCTCAAGCTCAACTCCTAGTCTCCGAGATCAACGCCACCTCATCTTCTACCTCCACCGCCACAACCACTCCTCGAGCCGTCGCGGTCCAAGCTGACGTGTCCGATCCCGACCAAGTGAAATCGCTCTTCGATTCAGCTGAGAAGTTCTTCAATGTCCAACCTCATATTCTGGTCAACTCAGCCGGAGTACTCGATCCAAAGTACCCTCACATTTCAAACGCCTCCGTTGAAGATTTCGATCGAACTTTCAG TGTGAATACAAGAGGAGCTTTCTTGTGCCTAAGAGAGGCAGCAAACAGGTTGAAGCGTGGTGGCGGAGGTCGGATCATATCTATATCTTCGTCCATGGTGGGGGGATTGAAGCCGGGATTCGGGGTGTATGCAGCATCGAAGGCGGCTGTGGAGACGATGATCAAGATACTTGCTAAGGAGCTAAAGGGGATGGGGATCACGGCCAACTGCGTGGCCCCGGGACCAATCGCGACCGATATGTTCTTTTCGGGGAAGAGTGAGGATGACTTGAAGAAAGTGGTGGATGAGTGCCCCATGGGGAGGCTTGGAGTGGTTAAGGATGTGGTTCCTGTGGTGGGATTCTTGGCTGGTGATGGGAGTGAGTGGGTTAATGGGCAGGTCATTCGTGCAAATGGGGGGTATGTTTAA
- the LOC115724189 gene encoding probable glycosyltransferase At5g03795 — MVVKSNNAKWIAFLVIILSFFSLFQHLFFARFSSLTLLNYAKSGANIHSIPRKTKKKKIHNGKLGEGVIKKHLQSSQPNLHNQSLSLSIDNGNYVNNTNNVFHDENIFQEDYKQMKKSFKIYVYPHKKNDPFANILLPVNFEPSGNYASESYFKKSLFNSQFITKNPKEADLFFLPFSIARLRHDTRIGVEGIQNFIRDYITNVSQKYPYWNRSDGGDHFYVACHSIGKSAMEKTSEVKFNVIQVVCSSSYFVAAYIAHKDACLPQIWPRKNNPPNLFSPKRKKLAFFAGGINSPVREKLLQVWRNDTEIFVHYGRLKTPYADELLGSKFCLHVKGFEVNTARIADSLYYGCVPVVIANYYDLPFNDILDWKTFSVIVPTMDIPLLKEILKNISYDEYLRLQSNVLKVRKHFQWHLKPIDYDAFHMVMYELWLRRSFLRFPENY; from the exons atggtggtgaaATCTAATAATGCAAAATGGATAGCTTTCCTTgtcataatattatcatttttctctctatttcaaCACTTATTTTTTGCTAGGTTTTCATCTCTTACTTTGCTTAATTATGCAAAATCTGGAGCTAATATTCATTCAATTCCAaggaaaacaaagaaaaag AAAATTCATAATGGAAAATTAGGAGAAGGGGTTATAAAAAAACATCTCCAATCTTCACAGCCTAATCTCCATAATCAAAGTCTAAGTCTAAGCATTGATAAtg gAAACTATGTCAATAACACCAACAATGTGTTCCATGATGAGAACATATTCCAAGAAGATTACAAACAAATGAAAAAGAGCTTCAAAATATATGTCTATCCCCACAAAAAAAATGACCCTTTTGCAAATATTCTCTTGCCAGTAAATTTTGAGCCAAGTGGTAACTATGCAAGTGAAAGTTACTTCAAGAAATCCCTCTTCAACAGCCAATTCATCACCAAGAACCCGAAAGAGGCCGATCTCTTCTTCTTGCCCTTTTCGATTGCTCGGTTGAGACATGACACGCGAATTGGTGTTGAAGGCATACAAAATTTCATCAGAGATTACATAACAAATGTTAGTCAGAAATATCCTTATTGGAATAGGAGTGATGGTGGTGACCATTTCTATGTTGCTTGTCATTCTATTGGAAAATCAGCTATGGAGAAAACAAGTGAAGTGAAATTTAATGTTATTCAAGTTGTTTGTTCATCAAGCTATTTTGTAGCTGCCTACATTGCCCATAAAGATGCTTGTCTTCCTCAAATTTGGCCAAGGAAAAATAACCCTCCTAATCTTTTTTCACCCAAGAG GAAAAAGCTTGCATTTTTCGCGGGAGGAATCAACTCGCCAGTACGAGAAAAGCTTCTTCAAGTGTGGAGAAATGACACCGAAATCTTTGTACACTATGGTAGGCTTAAAACACCCTATGCTGATGAGCTTCTTGGGAGCAAGTTTTGTCTCCATGTCAAAGGTTTCGAAGTAAACACAGCTCGAATTGCGGATTCACTCTACTATGGTTGTGTTCCTGTTGTAATTGCCAACTACTATGATCTACCTTTCAATGACATATTGGATTGGAAAACATTCTCAGTCATTGTTCCAACTATGGACATTCCTTTGCTCAAAGAAATCCTTAAAAATATCAGTTATGATGAATATTTGAGGTTACAAAGTAATGTGTTGAAGGTGAGAAAACACTTTCAATGGCATCTTAAACCTATTGACTATGATGCTTTTCACATGGTTATGTATGAGCTTTGGCTTCGTAGAAGTTTCTTGAGATTTCCTGAAAATTATTAA
- the LOC115724190 gene encoding NADPH-dependent aldehyde reductase-like protein, chloroplastic gives MTTPTETQNPSPLLHRVAIVTGASRGIGRAIALHLASLGARIVVNYTSNSTQAEQVIAEINASSTSTAADAAALRAVAVRADVSDPDQVKSLFDSAEQFFNVQPHIMVNSAGVIDSTYPSISNTSIETFDRTFSVNARGTFLCLREAANRLKRGGGGRIISVTSHQMGALRPGFGAYAGSKAAVESMTQILAKELKGTGITANCVAPGPIATDMFYMGKTEEQIQKAAEDNPLNRLGKPEDVAAVVGFLASDGSEWVNGQVIRANGGYV, from the exons ATGACCACACCAACTGAAACCCAAAACCCTTCTCCACTCCTACACCGAGTCGCCATTGTCACCGGCGCCTCCCGCGGAATCGGCCGAGCCATTGCTCTTCATCTGGCCTCACTCGGCGCTCGCATTGTCGTCAATTACACATCCAACTCCACTCAAGCCGAACAAGTAATTGCCGAAATCAACGCCTCATCTACCTCCACTGCCGCCGACGCCGCTGCACTTCGAGCCGTCGCAGTCCGAGCCGACGTGTCCGATCCAGACCAAGTCAAGTCCCTCTTCGATTCGGCTGAGCAGTTCTTCAATGTTCAACCTCACATTATGGTAAATTCAGCTGGAGTCATCGATTCCACATACCCTTCTATCTCTAACACCTCAATTGAAACCTTCGATCGCACATTCAG TGTGAATGCAAGAGGGACATTCTTGTGCCTTAGAGAGGCAGCAAATAGATTAAAGCGAGGGGGCGGTGGTCGAATCATATCGGTTACTAGCCACCAAATGGGGGCATTGAGGCCAGGCTTTGGGGCATACGCGGGGTCAAAGGCTGCAGTGGAGTCTATGACGCAGATACTTGCAAAGGAGTTGAAGGGGACGGGGATCACAGCCAACTGCGTAGCCCCGGGGCCGATCGCAACAGATATGTTCTATATGGGAAAGACTGAGGAACAAATTCAGAAAGCGGCGGAGGATAATCCTCTGAACCGGCTCGGTAAGCCTGAGGATGTGGCGGCTGTGGTGGGATTCTTGGCCAGTGATGGTAGTGAATGGGTTAATGGACAAGTGATTCGTGCAAATGGTGGATATGTATGA